The Salvelinus fontinalis isolate EN_2023a chromosome 9, ASM2944872v1, whole genome shotgun sequence sequence ggcacatggACATATTTTTCACTAAGTAATCTCGGGGGTCTCGAACAAACGATCTTCCGGTTAATGGCCCAACGCTTTTTTGCTAGGCTACCTGGTTGAATTTCCCCCAGTCCCTTGTGATACGTTGTGTTCCTTGCTGTTCCTTTACCTTAGCAGGCTTGAAGCACCCATGTCAATCAGCAATCAGAGGAACGTTAACCAATCGTTGCCTATGGGGTGACGCTTCCACTGGCACAGTAGGCTATTTAAAAGCCAGTTTGCGGTCAGAGCGCACGGACCATCATTTCATGAGAAGATGGAGACTTTCAGAAATCGGTTTTGAACGTATGAAAAGTTTATGCTACCATACCATGTTTGCAACTATGTATCTTTAATTGTTTTTGAATATATTTTACGTCTGGAACGAAATAGTGGATATGCAAACGGCACTTAACTTGCTGCTCGTAAAAGCACCTGCCTTGCCAAGAATGGGGGACACTTGGAACCATAACATCAGCTCTTATAACCGGTCTTCTACGGACCCAGACCGCTTCAGCAGCCTGGAGGACATAGATATGACCGCAGACGGCAGTCCAGCGCTTCGAATCATGATATCAATCGTGTATTCTGTGGTTTGCGCAGCGGGTTTGGTGGGGAATTTGTTAGTCGTTTTCTTAATGAAAGTGAGACGAGGAAGAAAAAGGTCCACCATTCACTTTTTTGTTCTTAATCTGGCGATGACAGACTTCCAGTTTGTCCTGACCCTGCCTTTCTGGGCGGTGGACACTGCTCTGGACTTCAGCTGGCCGTTTGGGAACGCGATGTGCAAGATCATTCTCTCCGTCACTGTTATGAACATGTACGCGAGTGTGTTCTTCCTCACTGCTATGAGTGTCACGCGCTACTGGTCCGTTGCCTCGGCTCTAAAGGACCGCACTAGACACAGATATTGTTCGGTGAGATGGGTAAGCGCAGTGCTCTGGGTCTCTGCCACTGTGGCCACCGCGCCAACGGCTATTTTCTCCAATATGACAAACATCGCTGGGGAGAAGCTCTGCCTTTTGCGGTTCCCGGAGGGCCAGCACTGGCTGGCTTTATATCACTTACAAAAAATCATAATTGCCTTTGTTTTCCCCATGCTCATAGTAACCATTTGCTATTTGATGCTCCTACGATTCGTTCGCCTGAGGAGTATGAACAACAACCATCCTAAACGGAGTAACAGAGTCACTAGATCCGTTACCATTGTGGTTCTTTCATTCTTTTTGTGTTGGATGCCAAATCACGCCATCACTTTCTGGGGCGTCCTGGTCAAATTTAATGTGGTGAACTGGGACAAGTCTTATTATATGGTTCACACCTATGTTTTCCCTGTGACCGTGTGCCTGGCACATGCCAATAGTTGCTTGAACCCAATTTTATATTGTCTCATGCGAAGAGAGTTCAGGAAAATGCTGAAGGATTTATTCTGGCGGGTTTCCTCACCGGCGAACAGCTGCCAAATACGTCCCTTTTCTGCAACTCTAAAAGCCTCTGTCCACGGTGACACCCAAATACCTTTGAATGTCATAGACACCGATCTCTGTCAACTATCCGTTGTAAATGGGCAATGTGACGCATTAGCGGAGGACAGCCAACCGTAAAGGTAACTTAATGCGTAAAACCAGAGCTCTAAGCCGCTTCTTAAAACAATTAGTTTTTTTACTGTTCAAAAGAGTCACATATTACGAAATGTATTATCCTCGACTCAATGCATAGGACTAAGATGAGCACATGAACTTTTCTTAATGAACAGTATTTAAGTTTATAAATGATGATATTCTATCATGTAGCCTACCAAATTGCGCATAAGATGCCAGCTGAGCCAAGCAAATATTTGTCTCCGTGACTGGCCTCAGCCCCTATGTGACTTCAAAATGATTTCTACCTATGTACATAGCGTACTACCTAACATAATTTAAGTTTAGGCCTACTTGGGGATCTATTGAATCTGTATCGCGGAAGTTCAGCGTTACAGCTTGATTGAAATTTTTAAGGCAATATTCCCGCATTAGCAGACTGCATTCATAGTAAACGCAgtatatgtcggctcaatcggaaattacctttacactTCTGTTGCAGAATGTGTAAAGCTTCAGAAATACAGATGATTGAAAAGCTCTTGACCTTGCTAAATCAATGCTATATTGTCGTTACATTGCGCTTTTTGGACAGTTTTTAAATCGAACAAAAACGTTGGCTACTGCCTGAACGCCTGGTGTGATTTCCATGGCTATTGGTTGTAGTAAGTGTGTAAGTGTGGTATAGTCAGTGTGGTATAGGCCTAGGTGTATTTTGAGAAAAATATTGTTATTTCCATTTTGCAAAGTAAAATGCAAGTGTCAGTAATTTTCAGTAATTCACAGTATTTCATTAACATATGCTTTGTAACTTTGTGACTAGGGATGAATATTTTCCGGGAAACTTTCCAACTTTCAGTACAGGGAATACTTCATATGTATCACTTGAGTCCCAGAAAGTATGGCAAAAAATCGGAAGTGCCCAATTCAAAGCGTTTAAAACCAAGATATGGCCACTATGTCAGGGTTCTCCCCAAATAATAAGGGCGCTGTGCCACCTTGTCGACTGGGCTGCACATCTATGTAAAGATTTCAGAGCAAAAAACTATCTTTGATCGCCAATGACACTGTTGTGAATTAAAGCCATACATTCCGAGCATTATCATGTTCCTCAATGAATGTAGTGCATATCTCGACACAGAGCGCGCTCAGGACGCACAGAGCGCACCCCGAGTATAGCGTTGTCGAATCATGCAAACTTGCTAAGCTTGCTAGATAATCTTCAACTAATGACATAATATATTCTATATTTGGCAAAATCGAGTTGCTGATTATACAGATAGAATATCAGGTCATTAACAACAGGGAGATTTAAGAGTATAAATAGTTTAAAATATCAAGGTATCTTAACAGGGACCAACTCTAAAAATATCCATATCTACTTTCATACGGTCTGTTGATCACGCATACCGAAGCTCTCATCTGGGCAGCAACTATACAGTAGAATTTTCACTCATGCCTCTCTGAATTGTTAACAGACTGTGACAGAGATGCCTATACTGTATAGGGAATTGTGCAAAGGCCTATCACATTTGTGACTGTCTGGAGAGCCACAATGACAGCTCAAATAGGCACACGTTATTTTACAGGCTCTATTGTAAGGGTTTCCTGTTAGGCAGAGCTCTCCTTCCCGGAGAGCCACCATCCTGTATGTTTTCACTTTAAtcctaatctagcgcacctgattctaataattatctAGTTGATAAGAATCAGATTAGTTACAACTggagttggagtgaaaacctttAAAGGAGGGTAGCGGTGTCAATTACGTGTGTGCTTTGAATTTATGGCAACTTTGTGTGAAGTAAATACCTAGGCTAAAGGCTTCCATGTGACAACCTGTTCGGATAATGTGTTTTTAATTTTTTCGCTAATCTGCATGTTGTGTATTTTGTGGAATTTCAATAGTGCGACATTGGAACATTTTCATAGGCTATTTTCCCGGGTCTTGTCATTAATTTTTTTCTGGACATATAAAGAGGGTAAAGTTGTGACTGTAGCCTATGCCTATTCCAAGGATTTATATAGTCTATACACTAGATTACTTTTTTGGTGGCGCTGTGTTGAAGCcactgtgcctccatcttggAACTCCCCCACCCACTACAAAAAAAAAGATCCCGAAGACACCGATCTTTGGGATTGGTGTCCTGTCcatgggatggttgagctaacgtaggctaatgtgattagcatgaggttgtaagtaacaagacaatttcccaggacatagacatatctgatattggcagaaagtttaaattcttgttaatctaactgcactgtccaatttacagtaactattacagtgaaagaataccatgctattgtttgagaagagtgcaccattttgaacatgaaaagttattaataaacaaattaggcacatttgggcagtcgtaaaaaaaaattgaacagaaatgcaatggttcattggataagTCTAAagcgttgcacatacactgctgccatctagtggacaaaatctaaattgcacctgggctggaataatacattatggcctttctcttgcatttcaaagatgatggtacaatttTCTTTtcaaaagaacggttgtttttttctttgtattatctttaaaTCAGATCTATTGtgatatattctcctacattcctttcacatttccacaaacttcaaagtgtttcttatcaaatggtaccaataatattCAAATCCTTGATTCAGGGCCTGTAATTGTGTCCTGGAAACATTTCATTGAAATACTGTATAATTACATTAATTCCtgtggaggactgctcctactggggagtgccaatatggccaaccggtggcttcaaagcctctcaatggccaggGTTTATGAACATCATTGGCTTATTTTATTATGAACTACAAGGAGACCTTTGGAAACATGTGTGATGTAAATATTATAAAAGTTTCTGTGACTGATGCCTGTGAAATACGTGTACTCTTCACTAAACAAATGTAACGACTGATATGTCAACCAATACATTTGCATAATACAATTATTTCTCATGGCCATTTTTGTCTAATTTATCAGTGATGTTAACAAGTTTGGCACTAAACAAAAATAAGTGGAAAATCCTCAACACAATAAAAATTACACATTTTGGAAAAACATCAGTGCCAAGAGTAAGACAGAACTGGCAGGAGCTAATATacaataagtgaatttgtccaaatacttatgacttcttcaaaaggagggactagatacataaTGTGCTTTCATTTTTGAATGATTAAAGCAGTGATGTAGAGTActtttaagtaaaaatactttaaagtactacttaagtagtttttttggggatatgtactttactatttatatttttgacaacttttacttttacttccctacattcctaaagaacattatgcactttttactccatacatttcccctgacacccaaaagtactcgttacattttgaatgcttagtaggACAGAAACTGGTTCAATTCACACACTAATCAAGAAAActttcctggtcatccctactgcctctgatctgtcagactcacttaacaca is a genomic window containing:
- the rxfp3.3b gene encoding relaxin-3 receptor 1, whose product is MQTALNLLLVKAPALPRMGDTWNHNISSYNRSSTDPDRFSSLEDIDMTADGSPALRIMISIVYSVVCAAGLVGNLLVVFLMKVRRGRKRSTIHFFVLNLAMTDFQFVLTLPFWAVDTALDFSWPFGNAMCKIILSVTVMNMYASVFFLTAMSVTRYWSVASALKDRTRHRYCSVRWVSAVLWVSATVATAPTAIFSNMTNIAGEKLCLLRFPEGQHWLALYHLQKIIIAFVFPMLIVTICYLMLLRFVRLRSMNNNHPKRSNRVTRSVTIVVLSFFLCWMPNHAITFWGVLVKFNVVNWDKSYYMVHTYVFPVTVCLAHANSCLNPILYCLMRREFRKMLKDLFWRVSSPANSCQIRPFSATLKASVHGDTQIPLNVIDTDLCQLSVVNGQCDALAEDSQP